A single Mustelus asterias chromosome 4, sMusAst1.hap1.1, whole genome shotgun sequence DNA region contains:
- the upf3b gene encoding regulator of nonsense transcripts 3B: MKEDKENTKPREKKVEVKLEEKAERVEKKEKKEILTKVVIRRLPPSLTKEQLEEQLAPLPEHDYFEFFSTNSSLFPHIFSRAYINFKNQEDIVLFRDQFDGYVFIDSKGQEYPAIVEFAPFQKIPKKKSKKKDAKLGTVEDGMDLIHFSDDPEYKKFLESYNNADDEKNSNNPETLLEEIEAKTKELAAKKTTPLLDYVKNKQRIREEKREERRRRELEKRRLREEERRKWREDERRKRREAEKQKKMLEKGFDKEKDRSKDEPKIKLLKKSDKGDDSSLEKSREKVKKLEREKAKEDRPFTGQSKRLESAIKEDKGKKVEDDGGRDYRDKEERERERRLKEKERQKRQEEERWKPRERCEADKPFRKKDEELKKEKDQTNEKTRKKESSEITASYDKLEKAKEEKKEDSAAKKERIRNKDRPTMQLYQPGARNRSRLVTSAKSSESSIKSPDAREEKKEEFEASRNIAEKESEE; the protein is encoded by the exons ATGAAGGAAGACAAGGAGAATACCAAACCCCGGGAGAAGAAAGTGGAAGTTAAATTGGAGGAGAAGGCAGAGAGAGTCGAGAAGAAAGAGAAGAAGGAGATCCTGACCAAG GTGGTGATCCGCCGTTTGCCTCCCAGTCTGACAAAAGAACAGTTGGAAGAGCAACTTGCCCCATTGCCTGAGCATGAttactttgaatttttttctaCCAATTCGAG TTTATTTCCACACATATTTTCTAGAGCATACATCAACTTCAAAAACCAAGAGGACATTGTCCTCTTCAGGGATCAGTTTGATGGCTATGTTTTCATCGACAGCAAAG GTCAGGAGTACCCTGCTATTGTAGAATTTGCCCCTTTTCAGAAAATTCCCAAGAAGAAGAGCAAGAAAAAAGATGCAAAACTGGGAACTGTTGAAGATGGCATGGACCTCATACATTTTAGTGATG ATCCTGAATATAAGAAGTTTTTGGAGAGTTATAATAATGCGGATGATGAGAAAAATTCAAACAATCCCGAAACACTTTTGGAGGAAATTGAAGCCAAAACGAAAGAGTTAGCAG CTAAAAAAACCACACCGCTTTTGGACtatgtgaaaaataaacag AGAATACGAGAGGAAAAGAGAGAAGAAAGGAGGAGAAGAGAGCTGGAAAAGAGGCGACTCCGAGAAGAAGAAAGGAGAAAATGGAGAGAGGATGAAAGGCGGAAAAGGAGAGAAGCAGAGAAGCAAAAGAAGATGCTGGAGAAAGGATTTGATAAAGAGAAGGACAGATCAAAGGATGAACCTAAGATAAAG CTTCTGAAGAAATCAGATAAAGGAGATGACTCCAGTTTGGAAAAGTCCAGGGAGAAAGTGAAGAAACTGGAGAGGGAAAAAGCTAAAGAGGACCGACCGTTCACTGGACAGAGTAAACGCCTGGAAAGTGCCATCAAAGAAGATAAAGGAAAGAA GGTTGAAGATGACGGTGGAAGAGACTACAGAGATAAAGAGGAAAGGGAACGTGAGAGACGGCTGAAGGAGAAAGAGCGTCAGAAGCGGCAGGAGGAAGAGCGATGGAAGCCAAGGGAACGATGCGAGGCTGACAAACCTTTCCGAAAAAAAGATGAAGAGCTCAAGAAGGAAAAGGATCAAACAAATGAAAAGACCAGGAAGAAGGAGAGCTCGGAGATTACAGCAAGCTATGACAAGTTGGAGAAAGCAAAAGAAGAGAAGAAAGAAGATAGTGCAGCAAAAAAGGAACGAATCCGAAATAAG GACCGTCCGACTATGCAGCTGTACCAGCCAGGGGCACGGAACCGCAGCCGGTTAGTGACCAGTGCAAAGTCCAGCGAGAGCAGCATAAAGTCGCCGGATGCGAGGGAGGAGAAAAAAGAGGAGTTTGAGGCTTCTAGGAATATTGCAGAAAAGGAGAGTGAAGAATGA